The Flexivirga oryzae genome segment GGCGGCGACGGCGCATTGTCGCCGCGCAGCGCACGGCGGGTCTTCGAACAGGTCGGTGACAACGGGGCCCAGCGGTCCGCCGCTCTCGAGGCGATCGGGACGCTCAGCGACCGCGAGCGGGAAGTCGTCCGGCTGATGGGCCAGGGGCTGAGCAATCAGGAGATCGGCACCCGGCTCTTCCTCGGCGAGGCGACCGTCAAGACCCACCTCGCCTCGGCCCAGCGCAAGCTCGGTCTCGCGAACCGGGTCCAGGTGGCCGTCCTCGCCTCCAAGGCCGGCCTGATCTGATTGTCACGAAGCCGCGCCGAGAGTGCAGTTGTGGTCGGTTTGCGGCGCTGGAAACGGCACCAACTGCACTCTCGGCGAGCGGCGCGCCGTCATACCGCCCCGCTTCAGAGTGGGGAGCGTAACCGCGGCGGCCAGAGTTGGTAGCGGTCGCAGAGGGTGCTGAGGGTCGACCCTTGATCTCGGATCTCCTGCCGGACCCAGGGATAGATCCCGGCCTCGATCTGCGCGTCGAGCACGGCTGCCGCGCGCTGTGGCGTCGTCAGGAGTCGCACCGCACGGTCCTCCAGGAAGCAGACGAACAGATGCAGCCGCGAGGACCAGTCGTTTCGTGCGCCACCCTCGGTCCGGCCCGGAGTCGTCGACCATCCCTGGCGGGTGGCGTCGATGGCTGCCGCCACCCGGTCGTGCTCGGCCAGCCACCAATGCAGTTGTTCGTGCAGGTACGACGCCAGGAGCGAATCGCCGGTGCGTCGCGTGTTGAGCGTGAGTTTCGGGTGTGAGTGCGAGCGGACGCCTTCCTGGACCATCACGTGGTCGGTCCATTCGAGCCCGTGGAGGTCGTATGACGCGAGCAGCGCACACAGCTCGGCAGCCGTCGCAACCTCCGTCGGCAGGCCCGAAGCCGTCTCGATCCGGACGTCCATGAGACCTACCAATACCAGCAAGGTCCGGAGTCGCGCTCAGAGTGCACTTGTGGTCGGTGTGCGGCGCTGGAAGCGGCACCAACTGCACTCTCGGCGAGCGGCGCGCGACCTACCGATGCGACATACGCCCCGACATACCAAAACGGACCCGCCCGTGGGCGAGTCCGTTCGTGCGGCCAGTGCGACCGTGGTGGCCAGAGACGGGGTCGAACCGCCGACCTAGCGATTTTCAGTCGCTCGCTCTACCAACTGAGCTATCTGGCCCTTCGGAAAGGGATGGCGACCCCGACGGGACTCGAACCCGCGACCTCCGCCGTGACAGGGCGGCGCGCTAACCAACTGCGCTACGGGGCCTTGCGGCCTTCTTGCAACCTGCATCATCGCATGTGCGATGCGTATCCCCAACGGGATTCGAACCCGTGCTACCGCCGTGAAAGGGCGGGGTCCTAGGCCGCTAGACGATGGGGACTTCATCTTCGACGACCAGTCCTCAAGCGTTAGCCACCTCGGCTGGTGTCGAGGACTAGATGACTATAGGGGAGCATCGGGCAATCCACCAAAACGAGTTCTTCAGTGTGCTCCCGACCACTCCAGCAGCCGGTCCTTCGGCCACGTGTCGACGATGCGATCGAGGGGAACGCCGAGGCGCTGGGCGCGCTCGCAGCCGTACTCCACGAAGTCCAGTTGGCCGGGTGCGTGGGCGTCGCTGTCGATGGAGAACAGGCACCCGGCGTCGAGTGCGGCGGCGATCAGCTCGTCCGGGGGATCCACCCGCTCCGGCCGGGAATTGATCTCGACCGCGACGTCGTGCGCGGCGCACTCGGCGAAGACGGCCTCCGCGTCGAAGGCGGACTGCTCCCGGCGAAGCACCTTGCCGCGGCGCTCGCCGTCGACCATCCGGCCGGTGCAGTGACCGAGGATGTTGGTGTGCGGGTCGCGAACGGCGGCGATCATCCGCGTGGTCATCGGGCCCTTGGCCATCCTCAGTTTCGAGTGGACGGACGCCACCCGGACGTCGAGTTTCTCGAGCAGCTCGGCGCGCTGGTCGAGGCTGCCGTCCTCGAGGATGTCGACCTCGATGCCCTTGAGCAGCGTGAAGTCGCCGGTGTGTTCGTTGATCCGGTCGATCAGCTTCAGCTGTTTGGTGAGCCGTTCGGCACTGAGGCCGTTCGCGACACGCAGGCTCGGGGAGTGGTCGGTGAGTACCAGGTATTCGTGGCCGAGCTCCATCGCGGTCGCGACCATCTCGGGGATCGGTGAACCTCCGTCGCTCCAGTCCGAATGGCTGTGACAGTCACCGCGCAGCGCGGCGCGGTAGCGCTCGCCGCCTTCGACGAGCCGCTCGGGCGACTTGGCCTCCAGGCTGGTCAGGTACGCCGGGCGCTCGCCGGCCAGCGACTCCCGGATGACCGCCTCGGTCGACTTCCCGATGCCGGGCAGGTCGTGCAGTGTCCCGTCCTCGGCGCGCTGGTCGAGTTCCTCGCGCGATGTCGCGACAACGGTGTCGGCTGCCTGGCGGAACGCCTTGACCCGATAGGTGCCCGCGCGGGACCGCTCCAGCAGGAAGGCGATCCGGCGCAGCGCGTCGATCGGCTCGATGGGCTCGTCGTGCGGCATACGACCCAGCTTGCCGGATCGGTCTCCCGTACGCTCCACCCGTGCGGATCTGGATCGAGGTGCCCCTCCTGGTGCTCGGCGTCGTCTGGGCCTGGTGGGTCCGCCGCCGGATGCAGCGCGCCCAGCTGGCCTGGCTGATCCAGCGTTCCCGGCAGAGCATCGGCCGGGCGCGGGCGGTGACCATGTCCAGTCAGGCGCTCGCCGCGGTCGGGGCCGTCGTCGTGCTCGCCGTCGCGATCTGGGCCGAGCAGGCGCACCGACTCTTCTGGGTGCGAATCCCGTTCGCAGCGCTGGTAATCACGCTCTACGTGCCGTTCGCCACACAGCTCGCCCCGATCCGGGTGCGGATCGGGAAGCTGCGCCGCTCACCCCAGGACCGCCTCGTCGAGCTCGGTGCCCGACCGCCGGTCGCCGAGGCCATCGCGGGGGCTGGCCGGCCGTTCGCGTTCGTCGGCTCGCTGATCCTCCTGGCTGCGGT includes the following:
- a CDS encoding PHP domain-containing protein is translated as MPHDEPIEPIDALRRIAFLLERSRAGTYRVKAFRQAADTVVATSREELDQRAEDGTLHDLPGIGKSTEAVIRESLAGERPAYLTSLEAKSPERLVEGGERYRAALRGDCHSHSDWSDGGSPIPEMVATAMELGHEYLVLTDHSPSLRVANGLSAERLTKQLKLIDRINEHTGDFTLLKGIEVDILEDGSLDQRAELLEKLDVRVASVHSKLRMAKGPMTTRMIAAVRDPHTNILGHCTGRMVDGERRGKVLRREQSAFDAEAVFAECAAHDVAVEINSRPERVDPPDELIAAALDAGCLFSIDSDAHAPGQLDFVEYGCERAQRLGVPLDRIVDTWPKDRLLEWSGAH